GCATACACCGACTGTTCTCATCTTTTTTATGGATCACCTGCGACATTAGCATCTCATAAGCTCTCAGATACTCCTCAGGTTGGTCTTACAATTACATATTTAGGTATATTTCTGTCTGTACAAAATGGGTTATGAACTTGTTTTCtctgtagattttttttttttatgagttatatattttttggcttcatctctctctctttatgtCACACACTCACATTCAGACAAATCTTTGCattatgtaattatgaaatGATACTAATTCTAAGCATTTTTTATGCTTCCTTAAGGTTGTATGCTTCATGATTTGCACATTAATTTGGCCCAATGTGTATCCATCCTAGAGTTGCCGTTCTCTACATGGCTCTACCCACAGTTCATTATCTCTTCTTTCTTTAGCCTTTTCGTTACTCTTaaaatccaatatttatagCAAGCAATGTGGTTGGTGATTTGCGAgatggttttgaaaattgggAATTCAAAAACTTTTGAAGTGAAAATCACCCAGAAATGGTAACTTGAGCTTTGAGTTGTTGTGAAAGTCagggaagaagaaaagggatAGCAAGAGAACTGAAATATTAACATAAAGTGTTAATTCTTAAGTCATactgtttttaaaagttataaatccaaaaatatatagatatttataaTCTTTGATAATCCTTATATCAGACTGTCACAAATTTTTACAtgataaaatatagataaattcaaattaaatcaatcaaatatctAATAAGCTAACCTAGGGAGTTGCATATGATGACTTGCTTGCCTCCCTCCATTTTgatctatatttatttttttttctttacatcATGTCTTTAATCTCGTTATGATATCTCAATATCCACAGAATTAGTTTCAACTGGAACAACTTTCAGTGATTAGTATCCCTAGTGTTAAgatatgttgttttgtttgcCATGTATCAGTAACATATTCAATAATAACGATTAGAAAACAAAGCCTGCAGTATGTTTTCAATGTTCACTTAGGAAGTAGTCCATGCTCACAGGAGTCATTATTCAATTTCTGATGACCACATACTGGTCTGTTagttattgaattattaatgtCCAGTAATTTGACTACGATATTGTTCTCTAtcaattatttcataattaggaaataaaataatattggtAGAAATACAAGCTTGGAATGGGTACATAAAAAAATCTTGATCCTACAGGATGGGGAATCCATGGAATATTCTGGGGTTGGGGCAGGATGGGGGAATTTGTGCCTCTAAAACCAAGGCTGGGGCAAGCAAAAGGGTGAATATGCAAAATTCTGTCCCTAGCCCGCCCTCTTATAAATgtagaatatattaaaaatatatattttatttttttgaaaagaagAATAAGTACTAAATCCAACCTGATACTGGCGTACATTGCTTACTGATGTTACTCTACACTACTATTTCTCCTCTTAAAATCTTGGCCTAACAAATTTGTCAACTTCCTTGTCTCCTAGTACCGGAAAAGTTAAAAGAAAGTAAATTTCTCTAGATTTTTATCCCTCTTGCTCAGGGTTTGTTTTCTTAGACTAGTAAGTTCTGTTGTTTGTGTAGGTGATTTTTTCTTGGCCATTCATGGTTCAAacgtttttatatttatctgttTTTCCAGTTCAACACCTTTACTGTTCatggttatttttaatttgcaaGTCCATTTTCAAAAAATCTTCTTACTTCTTAtcctttgattttattttatgttcctttgtgcttttttttttaaataaattatcaaacctCGTAttggttttcttcttttattttcttagcctaattttaaattcaaatttctttcttataaatttaataacctTTTTCGTTCACCAGGGGGGGATTGTCTTTCCCACCCTGGGAACACCCATCCCCAGCCCAACTGACAGACCCTTGGGGTTGGCTCCAAGGGTAGAGAAGGATAGAGAAgattgtgtttctttttttcaggGCAGGGCTAGAGATGCAGACCCCAGGTCCCAGCCCAAGAAATTTCCAACCCTAATATAAAGTAAATTGTATTGTTTCAGACTGTGATTGTCTTGatcatttatcaaatttttaataaagttaattGGAGTTAGTTTTTTTCGCAGGATGGGCAggagtaaattgatattttgaagTTAAACCCTGTGTTGATTGCATTTGGAATCACATGTTTTCTtcagttgagaaatgttgttggTTCATTCCCCAGAACAGTTGAGTATGTAGTGCAAACCTCGCTTTTTGTAACAGTTAATCTGATGTACTGCAGAACTTCTTCAGCACAGTTACCAATTCCAACTTGTACTTTTATTGCcaagtaaaaattattaaggcgatgaaaaaagaaaataatagttttaggtGAAACCCTTGAATTTGCTACATCCGTTTTTTGGTTGTTGGAATAAAGAAAATCGTACCATTGTCTTACAAGTTCCTTTCCTGgtgtgaagatttgaaattttactttCATGGAGTGGGATAACCATTCCTACCATTCCCAAATTTACAATCGGTGGAAAAATGATAACTTGCCTATTGTGAAGTTTGAAATTCTTAATTACACTGTGAAGTAGAAGCCTGTGTCATTTTAAACGCATACATATTGGTGACTAGGTGAAGTCATGGAAGAACACTTGACTAGTGCAGGACACAAAACAATTTGAGTTTCTGATAGTTGAATTTGCAGAATTTGCTTTGCTTTAAACTCTGTAATTAGATAGAAATGCAGGCATTTTTGCCTTTTAgaaaagacaaataaataaGCTAAAAGGAATGGGggaaaaaaatagtaaatctTATGTAATATGATGCAAGACAAATAAATGAACTCTTCAGAACATGCTTGGTTTAGATAAGAGCTTTATCATCAaaactgaaaattgaaaaattagtataaagattgattaattaaaatattactagatataaactattattatgTGTGATAacaattgataaattaattattgtgtttagttggatgtaataaaaaaatagtaagatattattttatttatttgtccaAAAGATTATTAGgcgtaattattttaaataataaaactttatacacaaataatgatatgatatcatgtgattgattattattttatctctaatttaaaactatttaatcatatggtaatatatcattgtttgtgcacataacattgctctattctaaaatattattcatgctACTTGTTatgttaattgaaaatgagagtttttttgtcataaaaacaataataagtatgaataaaattataacaaaatcaatattattttggtaatattttaatacctaaggtaaaatTGATAATCAGTTTATATCTTATCTTACTTGTCACATGACTTGACAAACCAAAAAAAGTATTATCtttgataaaatatagataattgGAGTGATCTTTGATTACTTTGAACCAAAACTCTCCTAAAACTTTCTCCAATGTAATTGAACTTATGTAATGGGCacatgtaacacccataggtatgtTCTAGGGTAAATTAGTCATTGTAACATGATCCGAATCTTTTGGGAGGTTTGACTGCATTGAAATTTCAAAGTCAAAGAAATGTCAAACCTATGGGACACCTATCCTTATAAGCTGGCAAAGTTGAATTGTGCTCGCGTGACTTTCGTGGTACATATCTTAGGAATGCCTGTCCCATTAATAAGGATAGTCATTCTAGGCTTGATCTCCAGCGGCTATTAAACTCTTCATTGCATTCTAATTAGGGTACTGATTCATAACCTTATTTTTTCACTACACAAAGAGAAGATAGACTATTTGAAAGCATTAGAGAACCCCTGGAGGAGAGGAACGCCATCAGATTCTTGCTACCTGAAGACAAAAGCAACATCAAAGGAGAGGTAGGCACATTTTCTTTGCTCTTCATATTTTATGCCATGATTTAGGTGTTATATGATAGTCCTGTGCATAGTATATTTAGGTTGTCATGTTTTGTAAGGGATTGACATATGATCTTAAGTAAAAAAACTATTGTAAGGTATTCTGGTTATGCAACTCGTTTTTGATTCATCATATTTTATGTTGATTCTTGTGTATATCGATCCATTGGTGTGGATTTATTGAATTAACACTTGTAGTTGATTATTAGGATGAAATTGGGTAGTTTGATAGATGAGTCACCATCGAAAATGACATGGTTTTGTAAGTTACAGTGGCAACGGATGCCTCTCCCTATGTGAGAGGGATGACCATTCCATCGCAATAAGAAGACAAAGTTTCACAACATGTGCAAAGGTAGTTTGGGAATTATGCTAAGTTAAAATGCTAGGGCATGTGTAAATTAGGTCAAAGGAGGAACAATCGTCTTTCACTAAAAGGAGGAACAACCGTCCCCCAACCTGGAGCAATCATGCCTCATATGTGAAGAGGAATGGTTGTGCCATACCAAAAAGTTAGCACTTGTGTCAAGGGTTTAGGAATGAAATTTTTGCCCTCTGTGTGATGTTTGGGGATGTGAGAAGCATTTGAACCATCCATTTCGATTAGGTTAAGGGTATGAGGTGTTTGAGACATTTGTTTCTTAGTGTATGGGGTTATAAAAGGCATCTGGGACACCCATCTTGGTTCTCAATCAAGTGTAAAAGATGTTTGGGATGTCTACTTGACAAGCATCTGAGATGTCCACTTGGTAAGCGTTTAGGACACCAAATCATATATTCAATGAGATAGTCAGGTTGTCAAGGAACATTCCAAGAACACTCAAATATTTGTGTGCTTACTAAGTGTTGTTGTCACCCCCGCATTTCTTAGGTAGATGTGCTGGCGAGGCAGGTAAGAAAGCTAACAGATCAATTCATTAATTGCATGGCCATAATAGTAAACGATTACTTTATTGGATTCTATgttattttgagttttattttggGTTATATTAAGCACACGAATTTACTTTTCGAATTTAAGGTTTTGAGTCTAGTATCCGAATTATATGCATTTAAACACCTTTAGcacaatttcttatttttaataaattcatttaggcatttcataaatttactcttttttttttttttttcgcaaATGCATTTATGAGAGTTTTATTGTAATCATGAGACGTCATCCCAAAAAATTACCCTTGAGGGTATCATTTAGAGTGGGGTGTTATATTTTTGGTATCAAAACATCGTTTTGGGACCTTAAAGGTgtttagtatttaaaaaaaaatctttatatgcATACGTATGGTGGCCAATGCAATGTTAGTCCTTCCTGCAACCACCCAACTGTTGTAAGTATTATACTTGCTTTTATGATGGTGATTATCATATTGAGCCTTTGGAGTAGTTTTgtagagaaagaaaatttaagagATCTAGTTGTTTGAATGCCACCATTCTAGAAGAGAGTCACTTTGAGACTTTTACACCTATACAGATATCGATGTTAGCTCTAACACCAACTCTGGCACTAGTTCCAACACTGAGGATTGTTGAGGtgtcaaagataaaaaatatcatgTAAGAGGTGCTAAGGGAGCACCGTGAGATATCTGTCAGTATAGGAAATGTAGTTAAGGCACTAGTAGCCTCAGTTCAATTGCCACCTGCCTAGTAGCGTATTCATCCTTTGATATAGTAGATGCTAGATACAAGAGGATAGATATACCATATCTATGGGTTAGCAAACAAACATTAGTTGTCAGAGTTTAGAGGTACCACAAATCTAATTGAGGCCCTCGAGTTGTTAGATGTCATGGAGGAGGCCATGGCTATGTTCACTATGATTGACTCAAAAAAAGATTAAGTATATGACATTATTACTTAGAGGGGATACTAAGTCTTTGTAGAGACTCACATGTACTACTTGGCCTTTGGAGGGCATGACATAGGCTGACTTCAGATAAGTTTTCAATGAGGAGTACAGATTAATAGATGTCATGAAGTCTCATACTCAAGAGTTCTTTAATTTGAAGTAAGGCAATATGATAGTTTGAGAGTTTTCAATTCACTTCAACACTCTTACTATGTATGTGTTTGAGATGACCAACACAGTCTAAGGCATGATAGAGATGTTTATTTAGGGGCTCTAAGTCGATTTAGCCATAAAGGTGATGGTAGGGGATCATACCCCTACTACTTATTCTAAGGCACTAAACAAGACCCTAAGAGCAAAGATCTAGATATGATGAATAGAGAGAAAGATTCAGGTTCATAAGTCATAACTAAAAGTATGACCAGGGCTTAGTTTAGATAGATTCAACTAGTAAGGGATTTAGATCTAGTAAGGACTGGAGAGGTAAGAGGACATTTGAGTTGAGAGGTCTAAGGAGAAGagatagagatagagataaaagATCCCTTTAGGAAAAGTTTTGGGTATGTTAGAGGTGTGATCGTCAACATCTTAGAAAGTGCACAACTAGACAAAGGATGTGTTTCAAATGTAATCATCTGGGTCATTTTGTTAGAGAGTGCTTTGATAGAGCTAATTCAACATTGACACTTGAATTTGCACTAATTGAGTGATAGAAATGTAGTAGATAGGCTCGAGTCTATACAATGGCTCAACCATAGGTTGAGACCAACCCAGTCGCAGTGATGGGTTAGTTCTTTCATACTATTCTAGtttatgttttgattgatttggtgTTACACATGGTTTCATAGCTTAAGGACTAGTGCAAAGACTTAGGCTGAAGCCCAcaacaattaattatatcaatattgagaTGCTCGACAGTGACAAGATTCCTGGAGAAATGGTAATACTAAAGGCTGAGGGCTACTAGTGGATTTGATTATGTTTGAGATGTCCAATTTCGACACGATTTTAAGTATGGACTTCCTAAACAAGTTTGGAAAGAAAAAGGTCAAGTTTTGCTTGGACAATGCGATTAAGTTAACCTTTGGTGAAGACGGAGTACTTATTACGATGATTAATAGTGTCAAAGGCCAAAAGATGTTAAATAAAAGATGTGTGGGGTACTTGGCATATGTTGGTAATAGAGTTGATATAGAGTTAGGCCCGAATGTGAGAGGCACTCTAATGGTCTATGAGTTTCCaaacatatttttgaataatttactAAGGCTAGCACTTAAGAGGGAGGTACAATTTAGTATTAAACTAACTTTAGGGACAACTTTGATATCTAAAGCACTTTACTGTATGACTTTAACAGAGTTATAAGAATTGAAGAAATAGTTATAGAAGCAACTTGATTGTTGGTCTATCTAAACAAGTCATTCACTATAAGGTGTACTGATTctttttgtcaaaaagaaaaatggattgATTATATGTGTATTGACTATATAGAGCTAAACAAGGTGATGATAAAATAGATACCCACTACCAAGGGTTAATGACCTATTTGATTAGTTGAGAAGAGCTTTAGTGTTCTCAAAAATAGATTTGAGATCGACATACCATTAGGTATAGGTAGTTAAGAGAGACATACCAAAGACTACATTTAGAACTCGATACAAGCATTATAAGTTTGTGTTTTCATAAACCTCATAAATAGTGTATTCTAAGATTGGGTAGACAGTTTCATTATGGTGTTTGTTAATGACATACTATTATATTCCAAGACTCAAAAGGAGCATAAGCAACATCTAAGGTTGGTATTTCAAGGGACCAACAACTATATGCCAAATTTTCCAAGTATGAATTTTGGTTAGATCGAGTGACCTTCTTAGGGCATGTGGTTTCCCCTAAAGGCATATTAGTAAACCCAAGTAAGATTGAGGTTGTGATAGCATGACAGAGACTAAGGTTGTCTAAAGAGGTTCGAAGTTCCCTTGAATTGGCTTGTTACTACTAACAATTCATGAAGAGCTTTTCTAAATTAGCCTAACCATTGACCAAGTTGACCTACTGGGATGTTCATTTTCAGTGGTCTCcaaattttaaggataatttCCAAATGCTAAAACAGAGTTTGATTATAGCCCTAGTTTTGACTCTATCGATTAATGGTAAGAAGTATGGTCTATATATAGATGCACCACATTAGGGACTTAGGGTTGTTTTGATACAAAGAGGCAAGGTAATTATATATGCCTCTCACCATTTGAAGAATTATAAGGTTAGATATCCAACCTATGACTTGGAATTGATTGTGATGGTTTTTGCCTTTAAGATGTGGTGTTATTATTTGTATGGGCTAAAAACCAATGTGTACACCCATCATAATAGTTTGAAGTATTACTTCACTCAACgagagttaaatatgagacaacGTCGGTGGCTAGAGTTGGTTAAGGATTATGATGTAAACATCAAGTACCATCTGTATAAAGCTAATATGGTGGTCGATACATTGAGTAGAAAGGTAGTGTTGTCTTAGGTGACTGCATCCCTTGAGTTACAACAAGACATCCTATATAAGCAAATTGAGGTGGTTACAAGGTTGTTAGCTggtttgatattaaattaatcttactTGATGAGATCAAGGTTAAATAGACCATTGATGAGTGGTGTGCATAAATGATCTAATTGGCTTTTGATGGATTAAAGCTAGATTTTAAGGTATTGGATAGGTTTTGAGATTTAAAGATCGAGTTTGTGTTCCTCAAAATGATGAGTTAAAGACTCAAATTTTGAACAAGGTATACAGTACACTTTACACTACCATTCTAGgaatgtaaagatgtatcaagactTAAGAAAATCTTTTTAGTGGTCTACCATGAAAAAGGTAGTAGTAGATTTTGTATTGAGATGCATGATTTATCATTAGGTCGAGGCTAAACATTAACGACCATCTGAATTATTACAACCTTTGACTATTCTTCAGTGGAAATGAGAAGAGGTCTCAATGGATTTTGTAGTAGGACTATCGAGGGTCAAAGTTGGATATAATGCCTTGTAGGTCATAGTGGATTCATTGACCAAGATGGCATTCTTTATTCCGATATTGTATAGAGACACTAACTAGTTTTAGCTTTTTGGCAAGGTTTACAAAATGGATTAGGTACTCATTTATCTTTCAATACCACTTATCATCTTTAGTCAAATGGCTAGACAAAGAGGGTTAATTGGATAATTGAGCATATGTTGAGGGCATGTCACTTGGACTATAAAGTGAATTGGATAGATGTCCTACCACTGATAGAGTTCACATACAGTAACAGTTATTACTTGACGATTCAGATGACTCTTTATGAGATACTTTATGGGAGAAGGTGTCCATCTttattacattgggatgacatacgGAAGAAAAATGAGTTAGCAAGGGTTTTGAGACCCAAGATAACCCAATAGATGATTGAGCAGGTGAAGTTGATTTTGGAGAGAATGAGACAAGCCTAGGATCAATAAAAGAATTATGCGGATCGGGTGAGATGTGATTTGGAGTTCAATATAGGTGACCACTTTTTTGTCAAGATTGCCCTATACCATTATGTGATGAGGCttggaaaaaaaagagaagttaGCACCTCATTACATTGGGTCCTATGAGGTAGTGGACAGGATCGACAAAGTGGTTTACAAGTTTGCATTACTAGCAAGCAAGGGACAAATTCATAATGTGTTATATCTGTCACTGTTGTATAAGTGTTTGGGTGATCCATCCCAAGTAGTTTGACTCGAGGATGTAGAGCTAAAGGATAACTTGGTTTATTAGAAGCTCTCGATATAGATTATGGATAGACAAATTAAAATGCTCAGGTGCTAATAGATTCCTCTGGTAAAGATGCAGTGGCAAAACCATAGGGTTAAGAGGTTACTTG
This is a stretch of genomic DNA from Mangifera indica cultivar Alphonso chromosome 11, CATAS_Mindica_2.1, whole genome shotgun sequence. It encodes these proteins:
- the LOC123228682 gene encoding uncharacterized protein LOC123228682 isoform X1 yields the protein MSPENIKEIVPPMYDVNAKWDACIDLTVRRFVYSSLSGAFCGLLFFRSPVTRWASVAFGAGVGIGSAYTDCSHLFYGSPATLASHKLSDTPQGGIVFPTLGTPIPSPTDRPLGLAPRVEKDREDCVSFFQGRARDADPRSQPKKFPTLI